The following are from one region of the Variovorax sp. V213 genome:
- a CDS encoding 3-hydroxyacyl-CoA dehydrogenase/enoyl-CoA hydratase family protein — protein sequence MSRFQVKKVAVLGAGVMGAQIAAHLVNVRVPVVLFDLAAKEGPKNGIVTRAIDNLKKLKPAPLGDVADAVLIEQANYDDDLAKLGECDLIIEAIAERMDWKLDLYKKIAPHVSKHSILASNTSGLSITKLSEALPEALKPRFCGIHFFNPPRYMFLVELINTPTTEPQVLDDLEAFVTSTLGKGVVRAHDTPNFIANRVGIAGMLATLKEVEKFGLTPDVVDDLTGKKLGRASSGTFRTADVVGLDTMAHVVKTLQDNLDAETDPFYANFATPPVLAKLLELGNLGQKTKAGFFKKVGRDILRFDLQSGDYVPAGAKADEVYGRMLKKPAGERLKLLRESEGPQGQFLWAILRDSFHYAAVHLASIAESARDIDFAMRWGFGMKQGPFELWQEAGWAQVAKWVQEDIDAGKALSTAPLPKWVFEGPVAKAGGVHTAEGSWSASQNKFVPQRRLPVHDRQLFPESVLGANATDANTAGITISDEGDVRVWTLDGEVLIASIHSKMHAISPDVAEALGAAVDLAEAEYKGLVIWSPDEMFSVGADLQAMLPAFVVAGIGAVEGAEEELQNVMLKIRYASVPVVSAVRGMALGGGCELAVYSAKRVAAMESYIGLVEVGVGLIPGAGGLTYIARRAAENAAASTGTDLLPFLTEGFTAAAMAKVGTGALDSKKLGYLLDSDVIVPNKDELLYVALQQAKAMADAGYRAPLRRSFRVAGRSGAATIKGQLVNMRDGGFISAHDFHIASLIANVVTGGDVDAGSLVTEEYLMALERKAFCSLIVHPKTQERIMGMLSTGKPVRN from the coding sequence ATGTCCCGATTTCAAGTGAAAAAGGTCGCCGTGCTCGGCGCCGGCGTGATGGGCGCGCAGATTGCTGCCCATCTCGTGAACGTGCGCGTGCCGGTGGTGCTGTTCGACCTGGCCGCAAAAGAAGGCCCGAAGAACGGCATCGTCACGCGCGCCATCGACAATCTCAAAAAGCTCAAGCCCGCGCCGCTCGGCGACGTGGCCGACGCGGTGTTGATCGAGCAGGCCAACTACGACGACGATCTTGCCAAGCTCGGCGAATGCGACCTCATCATCGAAGCCATCGCAGAGCGCATGGACTGGAAGCTCGATCTGTACAAGAAGATCGCGCCGCACGTTTCGAAGCACTCGATCCTGGCGTCCAACACCTCGGGCCTGTCGATCACCAAGCTCAGCGAGGCACTGCCCGAAGCGCTGAAGCCGCGCTTCTGCGGCATTCATTTTTTCAACCCGCCGCGCTACATGTTCCTGGTGGAGCTGATCAACACGCCCACCACCGAGCCGCAGGTGCTCGACGACCTCGAGGCTTTTGTCACCAGCACCCTCGGCAAGGGCGTGGTGCGCGCGCACGACACGCCCAACTTCATCGCCAACCGCGTCGGCATCGCCGGCATGCTGGCCACGCTGAAGGAGGTCGAGAAGTTCGGCCTCACGCCCGACGTGGTGGACGACCTCACCGGCAAGAAGCTGGGCCGCGCGAGCTCGGGCACCTTCCGCACCGCCGACGTGGTGGGCCTCGACACCATGGCTCACGTCGTGAAGACGCTGCAGGACAACCTCGACGCCGAGACCGATCCGTTCTACGCCAACTTCGCGACGCCGCCGGTGCTCGCGAAGCTGCTCGAGCTGGGCAACCTGGGCCAGAAGACCAAGGCCGGCTTCTTCAAGAAGGTGGGCCGCGACATCCTGCGTTTCGACCTCCAGAGCGGCGACTACGTGCCGGCCGGCGCCAAGGCCGACGAGGTGTATGGCCGCATGCTCAAGAAGCCCGCGGGCGAACGCCTGAAGCTGCTGCGCGAGAGCGAGGGACCGCAGGGCCAGTTCCTCTGGGCCATCTTGCGCGACAGCTTTCACTACGCCGCCGTGCACCTGGCCAGCATTGCCGAGAGCGCGCGCGACATCGACTTTGCGATGCGCTGGGGCTTCGGCATGAAGCAGGGCCCATTCGAGCTCTGGCAGGAGGCCGGCTGGGCGCAGGTCGCCAAGTGGGTACAGGAAGACATCGACGCCGGCAAGGCGCTGAGCACCGCGCCGCTGCCGAAGTGGGTGTTCGAAGGCCCGGTGGCCAAGGCCGGCGGTGTGCACACGGCCGAAGGCTCATGGAGCGCCTCGCAGAACAAGTTCGTGCCGCAGCGCAGGCTGCCGGTGCACGACCGCCAGCTGTTCCCCGAGAGCGTGCTTGGTGCCAACGCGACCGATGCCAACACCGCCGGCATCACGATCAGCGACGAAGGCGACGTGCGCGTCTGGACGCTCGACGGCGAGGTGCTCATCGCGAGCATCCATTCGAAGATGCATGCCATCAGCCCCGATGTGGCCGAAGCGCTGGGAGCCGCGGTCGACCTGGCCGAAGCCGAATACAAGGGCCTGGTGATCTGGTCGCCCGACGAGATGTTCTCGGTCGGCGCCGATCTGCAGGCGATGCTGCCGGCCTTCGTGGTCGCGGGCATCGGCGCGGTCGAAGGCGCGGAAGAAGAGCTGCAGAACGTGATGCTCAAGATCCGCTACGCCAGCGTGCCCGTGGTGTCGGCCGTGCGCGGCATGGCGCTGGGCGGCGGTTGCGAACTGGCCGTGTATTCGGCCAAGCGCGTGGCGGCGATGGAAAGCTACATCGGCCTGGTCGAAGTGGGCGTGGGCCTGATCCCGGGCGCGGGCGGCCTGACGTACATCGCACGCCGTGCGGCCGAGAACGCAGCGGCCTCCACCGGCACCGACCTGCTGCCGTTCCTGACCGAAGGCTTCACCGCCGCGGCGATGGCCAAGGTCGGTACCGGCGCGCTCGACTCGAAGAAGCTCGGCTACCTGCTCGATAGCGACGTGATCGTGCCGAACAAGGACGAGCTGCTCTACGTAGCGCTGCAGCAGGCCAAGGCGATGGCCGATGCCGGCTACCGTGCACCGCTGCGCCGCAGCTTCCGTGTGGCGGGCCGAAGTGGCGCCGCGACCATCAAGGGGCAACTCGTCAACATGCGCGACGGCGGTTTCATCAGCGCGCACGACTTCCATATCGCGAGCCTGATCGCCAACGTGGTGACCGGCGGCGACGTGGACGCGGGCTCGCTCGTGACCGAGGAATACCTGATGGCGCTGGAACGCAAGGCGTTCTGCTCGCTCATCGTGCATCCGAAGACGCAGGAGCGGATCATGGGGATGCTGAGCACGGGGAAGCCGGTGCGGAACTGA
- a CDS encoding DUF2147 domain-containing protein: MKSMLAAIVLAAASVTAMAQGTALTPVGLWRNVDDKTGEAKAEIRIGEANGALIGRIEKSLKKDGKPDAICDECSDDRKGKPITGLDIIRGGKKAEGKDVWEGGKILDPENGKEYRASFTPIDGGKRLEVRGYLGPFWRTQTWNRVQ, from the coding sequence ATGAAATCGATGCTTGCAGCCATCGTCCTCGCCGCCGCCTCGGTCACGGCCATGGCCCAGGGCACGGCCCTGACCCCGGTGGGGCTGTGGCGCAACGTCGACGACAAGACCGGCGAGGCCAAGGCGGAGATCCGCATCGGCGAAGCCAACGGCGCGCTCATCGGCCGCATCGAAAAGTCGCTGAAGAAGGACGGCAAGCCCGACGCGATCTGCGATGAATGCAGCGACGACCGCAAGGGCAAGCCCATCACCGGGCTCGACATCATCCGCGGCGGCAAGAAGGCCGAAGGCAAGGACGTCTGGGAAGGCGGAAAGATCCTCGACCCCGAGAACGGCAAGGAATACCGCGCGAGCTTCACGCCCATCGACGGCGGCAAGAGGCTCGAAGTGCGCGGCTACCTGGGCCCTTTCTGGCGGACCCAGACCTGGAATCGTGTCCAGTAG
- a CDS encoding acyl-CoA dehydrogenase C-terminal domain-containing protein, which yields MPTYNPPVRDMQFVLHEVLNVADELKALPAHAETDADTINAVIEEAGKFAAEVTFPLNISGDEEGCKLDKTTHEVKTPKGFKDAYAKYVEGGWPALSCDPAFGGQGLPFVVNQCLFEMLNSANQAWTMYPGLSHGAYEALAAHGTDEQKKTYLPKLTSGEWTGTMCLTEPHCGTDLGLLRTKAEPQPDGTYRITGSKIFISAGEHDMTSNIIHLVLARLPDAPKGSKGISLFVVPKFKVKADGSLGERNPIFCAGLEHKMGIHGNATAQIVIEGATGTLVGEPNKGLAAMFVMMNAARLGVGNQSLGLTEVAYQNALAYAKDRTQMRSLSGVKAKDKEADPIIVHPDVRKMLLTAKAYAEGGRALQIFCTLLLDKEHNHPDEKVRKDSGELVALLTPIVKAFITDNGHIATNSCMQVFGGHGFIKEWGMEQFVRDNRINMIYEGTNTIQSLDLLGRKVLGNNGASLKKFGKLVAKLVEEEGVNEKMAEFINPIAMLGDQLTKFTTEIGFKGFQNPDEVGAAAVDYLRVAGHFVFGYLFARMAQVALREIAAGNTDPFYVAKLQTARFYFAKLFPETATLMRTARAGSKVLMDTDAALA from the coding sequence ATGCCTACTTACAACCCACCCGTACGCGACATGCAGTTCGTGCTGCACGAAGTGCTCAACGTCGCCGATGAACTCAAGGCGCTTCCGGCCCATGCCGAGACCGATGCCGACACCATCAACGCTGTGATCGAAGAGGCCGGCAAGTTCGCCGCCGAGGTGACTTTTCCGCTCAACATCAGCGGCGACGAAGAGGGCTGCAAGCTCGACAAGACCACGCACGAAGTCAAGACGCCGAAGGGCTTCAAGGACGCCTACGCCAAGTACGTCGAAGGCGGCTGGCCCGCGCTGTCGTGCGACCCGGCCTTCGGCGGCCAGGGCTTGCCTTTCGTGGTGAACCAGTGCCTGTTCGAAATGCTCAACAGCGCCAACCAGGCCTGGACCATGTACCCGGGCCTGTCGCACGGCGCGTACGAAGCCCTGGCGGCTCACGGCACCGACGAACAGAAGAAGACCTACCTGCCCAAGCTCACGAGCGGCGAATGGACCGGCACCATGTGCCTGACCGAACCGCACTGCGGCACCGACCTGGGCCTCTTGCGCACCAAGGCCGAGCCGCAGCCTGACGGCACCTATCGCATCACCGGCAGCAAGATCTTCATCTCGGCCGGCGAGCACGACATGACGAGCAACATCATTCACCTGGTGCTGGCCCGCCTGCCCGATGCGCCCAAGGGCAGCAAGGGCATCAGCCTGTTCGTGGTGCCGAAGTTCAAGGTCAAGGCCGACGGCTCGCTCGGCGAGCGCAACCCGATCTTCTGCGCCGGCCTGGAGCACAAGATGGGCATCCACGGCAACGCCACCGCGCAGATCGTGATCGAAGGCGCCACCGGCACGCTGGTGGGCGAGCCCAACAAGGGCCTGGCCGCGATGTTCGTGATGATGAACGCCGCGCGCCTGGGCGTGGGCAACCAGTCGCTCGGCCTGACCGAAGTGGCCTACCAGAATGCGCTGGCCTACGCCAAGGACCGCACGCAGATGCGTTCGCTCTCCGGCGTCAAGGCCAAGGACAAGGAAGCCGACCCGATCATCGTGCACCCCGACGTGCGCAAGATGCTGCTCACCGCCAAGGCTTACGCAGAAGGCGGCCGCGCGCTGCAGATCTTCTGCACGCTGCTGCTCGACAAGGAACACAACCACCCCGACGAGAAGGTGCGCAAGGACTCGGGCGAACTGGTTGCGCTGCTCACGCCCATCGTCAAAGCCTTCATCACCGACAACGGCCACATCGCGACCAATTCGTGCATGCAGGTGTTCGGCGGCCACGGCTTCATCAAGGAATGGGGCATGGAGCAGTTCGTGCGCGACAACCGCATCAACATGATCTATGAAGGCACCAACACCATCCAGTCGCTGGACCTGCTGGGCCGCAAGGTGCTGGGCAACAACGGCGCGTCGCTCAAGAAGTTCGGCAAGCTCGTGGCCAAGCTGGTGGAAGAAGAAGGCGTGAACGAGAAGATGGCCGAGTTCATCAACCCGATCGCGATGCTGGGCGACCAGCTCACCAAGTTCACGACCGAAATCGGCTTCAAGGGCTTCCAGAACCCCGACGAGGTGGGCGCCGCCGCAGTGGACTACCTGCGCGTGGCCGGCCACTTCGTGTTCGGCTACCTGTTCGCCCGCATGGCCCAGGTGGCGCTGCGCGAAATTGCCGCCGGCAACACCGACCCGTTCTATGTTGCCAAGCTGCAGACCGCGCGCTTCTATTTCGCCAAGCTGTTCCCCGAGACCGCGACGCTGATGCGCACCGCGCGAGCCGGCAGCAAGGTGTTGATGGACACCGATGCAGCGCTGGCTTGA
- a CDS encoding TetR/AcrR family transcriptional regulator, with protein sequence MSVNAVPAKPVRAAQKGQQTKAVIVDAALALAAQIGLEGLSIGAVAEITKMSKSGVFAHFGSREELQISVVREYHARFEQEVFFPALEAPRGLPRLRAMFANWMKRTSAEIDSGCIYISGASEFDDRPGPVRDALVESVSIWQAAVLRAIVQSKSEGHLRADADERQLAFEIHGLILALHYEARFLQVPGSIGRANVGFDNILARSATPEAPPAEAAAAKAKPSASRRLKPVR encoded by the coding sequence ATGTCCGTCAATGCCGTTCCCGCCAAGCCGGTCCGCGCCGCCCAGAAGGGCCAGCAGACCAAGGCCGTCATCGTCGACGCGGCGCTGGCGCTGGCAGCGCAGATCGGGCTCGAAGGCCTGTCGATCGGCGCCGTGGCCGAAATCACGAAGATGAGCAAGTCGGGCGTGTTCGCCCACTTCGGCTCGCGCGAGGAACTGCAGATCTCGGTGGTGCGCGAGTATCACGCTCGCTTCGAGCAAGAGGTGTTTTTTCCGGCCCTCGAGGCGCCGCGCGGCCTGCCGCGGTTGCGCGCCATGTTCGCCAATTGGATGAAGCGCACCTCGGCTGAAATCGACTCGGGCTGCATCTACATCAGCGGCGCTTCCGAATTCGACGACCGTCCCGGCCCGGTGCGCGATGCGCTGGTGGAGTCGGTCAGCATCTGGCAGGCGGCCGTCCTGCGCGCCATCGTGCAGTCCAAGAGTGAAGGCCATCTGCGCGCCGACGCCGACGAGCGCCAACTCGCTTTCGAGATCCACGGTCTGATCCTCGCGCTGCACTACGAAGCGCGCTTTCTGCAGGTGCCGGGTTCCATTGGCCGCGCCAACGTCGGCTTCGACAACATCCTCGCGCGCAGCGCCACACCTGAAGCGCCGCCGGCCGAAGCAGCCGCCGCCAAGGCCAAGCCTTCCGCTTCCCGCCGGCTCAAGCCGGTGCGCTGA
- a CDS encoding SDR family oxidoreductase — protein sequence MTSIQDNIRGKVAIVTGASSGLGESTARHLAARGAKVVLAARRTDRLDKVVAEIREAGGEAIAVATDVAKRADLDKLAAATVEAFGRIDVLVNNAGVMPLSPIEKLKVDEWDRTIDVNIKGVLYGIAAVLPRMQAQGSGHIVNVASIAGLKVFTPIGTVYSATKHAVRAISEGLRVEMGNSGVRVTIVSPGAIESELKFGSSDAESAAGVKAFYEANQIPADSVARAVVYAVEQPADVDINEVVLRPVSQEF from the coding sequence ATGACATCCATTCAAGACAACATCCGCGGCAAGGTTGCCATCGTCACCGGCGCGAGCAGTGGGCTTGGCGAATCGACCGCGCGCCACCTGGCCGCGCGCGGCGCAAAGGTGGTGCTCGCGGCACGCCGCACCGACCGGCTCGACAAGGTGGTCGCCGAAATCCGCGAAGCCGGCGGCGAAGCCATTGCCGTCGCCACCGACGTGGCGAAGCGCGCCGATCTGGACAAACTCGCGGCCGCCACTGTGGAAGCTTTCGGCCGCATCGACGTGCTGGTCAACAACGCCGGCGTGATGCCGCTGTCGCCGATCGAGAAGCTCAAGGTCGACGAGTGGGACCGCACCATCGACGTCAACATCAAGGGCGTGCTCTACGGCATTGCCGCGGTGCTGCCGCGCATGCAGGCGCAGGGCAGCGGTCACATCGTCAACGTGGCGTCCATCGCAGGGCTGAAGGTGTTCACGCCGATCGGCACCGTCTACAGCGCGACCAAGCACGCGGTGCGCGCCATTTCCGAAGGGCTGCGCGTTGAAATGGGCAACAGCGGCGTGCGCGTGACCATCGTGTCCCCCGGCGCGATCGAATCGGAACTGAAGTTCGGCAGCAGCGACGCCGAAAGCGCGGCCGGCGTGAAGGCGTTCTACGAGGCCAACCAGATTCCCGCGGACTCGGTGGCGCGCGCCGTGGTCTACGCTGTGGAGCAGCCTGCGGACGTGGACATCAACGAGGTGGTGCTCCGGCCCGTTTCGCAGGAGTTCTGA
- a CDS encoding LysR substrate-binding domain-containing protein — protein sequence MANRLEALRVFCTAAAAANFREAAARLSVSPQVVTRAVRELEEELGEPLFHRSTRGVQLTDFGRQLAERARTAVGGVDELFHQIDRRTLSQHAGTVRVTAPHMYARLIPQALAPLLATHPGLVLDLRLSEQHADVVDEQIDIGVRVGPMRDARFVARAVGKMPLHVVAAPALIERVGTPQSLDALSALPLTALIDLSSGRPWPWAFSKRRVVTVTSPAFVTDDIDAECAAVLAGVGFGQLIAPLAEPWLQTGALVAVLEADAPEPWPINVYRPQRAPVPARVRLVYDELIRVLR from the coding sequence ATGGCCAACCGTCTCGAAGCCCTGCGCGTGTTCTGTACCGCCGCCGCTGCCGCCAACTTCCGCGAAGCAGCCGCGCGCCTGTCCGTCTCGCCGCAGGTGGTGACGCGCGCGGTGCGCGAGCTCGAGGAAGAACTGGGCGAGCCGCTGTTCCACCGCAGCACGCGCGGCGTGCAGCTCACCGACTTCGGGCGGCAGCTGGCGGAGCGTGCGCGCACGGCAGTGGGCGGCGTCGACGAGCTGTTTCATCAGATAGACCGGCGCACGCTGTCGCAGCATGCGGGCACGGTGCGGGTCACGGCCCCGCACATGTATGCGCGGCTCATACCGCAAGCGCTCGCTCCGCTGCTGGCAACGCACCCCGGGCTGGTGCTCGACCTGCGCCTGTCCGAGCAGCATGCCGACGTGGTGGACGAGCAGATCGACATCGGAGTGCGCGTCGGCCCGATGCGCGACGCGCGCTTCGTCGCGCGGGCCGTCGGAAAAATGCCGCTGCATGTGGTGGCCGCACCGGCGCTCATCGAAAGGGTCGGCACGCCCCAGAGCCTGGATGCGCTTTCGGCGCTGCCACTCACCGCGCTGATCGACCTGAGCTCGGGCCGTCCCTGGCCGTGGGCGTTCAGCAAGCGGCGAGTCGTCACCGTGACGTCACCGGCATTCGTGACTGACGACATCGATGCCGAATGTGCCGCCGTGCTGGCCGGTGTGGGCTTCGGCCAGCTCATTGCGCCGCTGGCCGAACCATGGCTGCAAACGGGCGCGCTGGTGGCCGTGCTGGAGGCCGACGCACCGGAGCCATGGCCGATCAACGTCTACCGCCCGCAGCGCGCGCCGGTGCCCGCGCGCGTGCGGCTGGTGTACGACGAGCTGATCCGGGTCCTGCGCTGA
- a CDS encoding fumarylacetoacetate hydrolase family protein, protein MKLVRYGNPGKEKPGLIDDNGQLRDLSALVKDIGPEQLGDAAIAKLRKQKVDKLPLVKGKPRFGSPVANVGKFIAIGLNYADHAAESGLPIPKEPVVFMKATSCIQGPNDPVMLPKNSVKSDWEVELGVVIGTRARYVSQKDALNFVAGYCTINDVSEREFQIERGGTWDKGKGCDTFGPIGPWLVTRDEVPNPQKLSMWLDLNGKRMQTGSTKTMIFSIAKIVSYLSQFMTLLPGDVITTGTPPGVGLGMKPPLYLKKGDVMTLGIEGLGEQRQEVVPFKL, encoded by the coding sequence ATGAAACTCGTTCGCTATGGCAATCCCGGCAAGGAAAAGCCCGGCCTCATCGACGACAACGGCCAGCTGCGCGACCTGAGCGCGCTGGTCAAGGACATCGGGCCCGAGCAGCTCGGCGACGCCGCCATTGCCAAGCTGCGCAAGCAGAAGGTCGATAAGCTGCCGCTGGTCAAGGGCAAGCCGCGCTTCGGCAGCCCGGTGGCCAACGTCGGCAAGTTCATCGCCATCGGCCTGAACTACGCCGACCATGCGGCCGAGTCCGGCCTGCCGATTCCGAAGGAGCCGGTGGTCTTCATGAAGGCGACCAGCTGCATCCAGGGCCCGAACGATCCCGTCATGCTGCCCAAGAACTCGGTCAAGAGCGACTGGGAAGTCGAACTCGGCGTGGTCATTGGCACGCGCGCGCGCTACGTCTCGCAAAAGGATGCGCTCAACTTCGTGGCCGGCTACTGCACCATCAACGACGTGAGCGAGCGCGAGTTCCAGATCGAGCGCGGCGGCACCTGGGACAAGGGCAAGGGCTGCGACACCTTCGGCCCCATCGGCCCCTGGCTGGTGACGCGCGACGAAGTGCCCAATCCGCAGAAGCTGTCGATGTGGCTCGACCTCAACGGCAAGCGCATGCAGACCGGCAGCACCAAGACCATGATCTTCAGCATCGCCAAGATCGTGAGCTACCTGAGCCAGTTCATGACGCTCTTGCCCGGCGACGTCATCACCACCGGCACGCCGCCCGGCGTCGGCCTTGGCATGAAGCCGCCGCTCTACCTGAAGAAGGGCGACGTGATGACGCTGGGCATCGAAGGCCTGGGCGAGCAGCGCCAGGAAGTGGTGCCTTTCAAGCTTTAA
- a CDS encoding SDR family NAD(P)-dependent oxidoreductase, protein MNQLDFAGRHAVVTGGAAGLGYGIAERLLASGGSVTLWDRDEAAAAKACAALGAKAFAVKVDVAQQPSVAAAVAATLAHAPRIDALVNSAGITGPNVKLWDYPLEDWRQVMDVNINGVFLCCREVVAQMRKQGYGRIVNIASVAGKEGNPNASAYSASKAAVIALTKSLGKELADTGIRVNCVTPAAVKTAIFDQMTPEHIAFMLSKIPMGRFGTVEEVAAMVGWLCTEDCSFSTGAVFDLSGGRSTY, encoded by the coding sequence ATGAACCAGCTCGACTTCGCCGGCCGCCATGCCGTGGTGACCGGTGGCGCGGCGGGCCTGGGCTACGGCATCGCCGAACGGCTGCTGGCCTCGGGCGGCAGCGTCACGCTCTGGGACCGCGACGAGGCCGCGGCCGCCAAGGCCTGCGCGGCGCTGGGTGCCAAGGCCTTCGCGGTGAAGGTCGACGTGGCGCAGCAGCCTTCGGTCGCCGCTGCCGTGGCGGCCACGCTGGCGCATGCGCCGCGCATCGATGCGCTGGTCAACAGCGCCGGCATCACCGGCCCCAACGTCAAGCTGTGGGACTACCCGTTGGAGGACTGGCGGCAGGTGATGGACGTCAACATCAACGGCGTCTTCCTGTGCTGCCGCGAAGTGGTGGCGCAGATGCGAAAGCAAGGCTACGGCCGCATCGTGAACATCGCGTCCGTGGCCGGAAAAGAAGGCAACCCGAACGCCAGCGCCTACAGTGCGAGCAAGGCCGCCGTGATTGCGCTCACCAAGTCGCTGGGCAAGGAGCTGGCCGATACCGGCATCCGCGTCAACTGCGTGACGCCCGCGGCGGTGAAGACCGCCATCTTCGACCAGATGACACCCGAGCACATCGCGTTCATGCTCTCGAAAATTCCCATGGGCCGCTTCGGCACGGTGGAAGAGGTGGCCGCGATGGTCGGCTGGCTCTGCACCGAAGATTGCTCGTTCTCCACCGGCGCCGTGTTCGACCTCTCCGGCGGCCGCTCCACTTACTAA
- a CDS encoding SDR family oxidoreductase: protein MRLKGKTALVTAAGQGIGHASVLAMAAEGAQVWATDVNEKLLERYAGVANVRTAKLDVLDKDAIGAFFKTLPALDVLFNCAGVVHNGTALDATDKDLEFAFNLNVRAQFWTIQAALPGMLAAGRGSIINMASVCSSMKGLPNRFVYGTTKAAVLGLTKSVAADFVTRGIRCNAVCPGTVDTPSLGERINANEDPEAARKAFIARQPMGRLAQAEEIAPVVVFLASDESVFATGQAFTVDGGLTI from the coding sequence ATGAGACTCAAGGGCAAGACCGCGCTCGTCACGGCGGCCGGACAAGGTATCGGCCACGCGAGCGTGCTCGCCATGGCCGCCGAGGGCGCCCAGGTGTGGGCCACCGACGTCAACGAGAAGCTGCTCGAGCGCTACGCCGGCGTCGCCAACGTGCGCACGGCGAAGCTCGACGTGCTCGACAAGGATGCGATCGGCGCGTTTTTCAAGACTCTTCCCGCGCTCGACGTGCTGTTCAACTGCGCCGGCGTGGTGCACAACGGCACCGCGCTCGACGCCACCGACAAGGACCTGGAGTTCGCGTTCAACCTCAATGTGCGCGCGCAGTTCTGGACCATCCAGGCCGCGCTGCCCGGCATGCTGGCGGCCGGGCGCGGCAGCATCATCAACATGGCGAGCGTCTGCTCGAGCATGAAGGGGCTGCCCAACCGCTTCGTGTACGGCACCACCAAGGCGGCGGTGCTCGGCCTCACCAAGAGCGTGGCGGCCGACTTCGTGACGCGTGGCATCCGCTGCAATGCCGTCTGCCCCGGCACGGTCGATACGCCTTCCCTCGGCGAACGAATCAACGCCAACGAGGACCCCGAGGCGGCGCGCAAGGCGTTCATCGCGCGCCAACCCATGGGGCGGCTCGCGCAGGCCGAAGAAATTGCACCCGTGGTGGTGTTCCTCGCGAGCGACGAATCGGTGTTCGCTACCGGCCAGGCCTTCACGGTCGACGGCGGCCTCACCATATGA
- a CDS encoding FadR/GntR family transcriptional regulator, translating to MPLQTVEPQRLYRQIADQLRGLIGKGEFAVGARLPAERDLAKQLGVSRPSVREALIALEVEGWVEVRTGSGVYVLDRSHRVSKPVAPTEWGPLELIRARRVIEGETAAIAATIGKRKDVDAMTRAIETMRALADREILPLEGDRAFHLAIVNASGNMVLVETVQNFWDSRNGPIFTRLGGYFETVASWRSAIAEHEAIRDAVAAHDAEAARAAMHAHMDNSHQRFSASWRRAKAS from the coding sequence GTGCCGCTCCAGACCGTCGAACCCCAGCGCCTGTACCGCCAGATTGCCGACCAGCTCCGAGGTCTGATCGGCAAGGGCGAATTCGCGGTCGGTGCGCGGCTGCCAGCCGAACGCGACCTGGCCAAGCAGCTTGGCGTGAGCCGGCCTTCGGTACGCGAGGCGCTGATCGCGCTCGAGGTCGAGGGCTGGGTCGAGGTTCGAACGGGTTCGGGCGTGTACGTGCTCGACCGGTCGCATCGCGTGAGCAAGCCGGTGGCGCCCACCGAATGGGGCCCGCTGGAGCTGATTCGCGCGCGCCGCGTGATCGAGGGCGAAACCGCCGCCATTGCAGCCACCATCGGCAAGCGCAAGGACGTCGATGCGATGACGCGCGCCATCGAGACGATGCGCGCCCTTGCCGACCGCGAAATTCTGCCGCTGGAAGGCGACCGCGCGTTTCACCTGGCCATCGTCAACGCCAGCGGCAACATGGTGCTGGTGGAAACGGTGCAGAACTTCTGGGACTCCCGCAACGGACCGATCTTCACGCGGCTGGGCGGCTACTTCGAAACGGTGGCCTCCTGGCGCTCGGCCATTGCCGAGCACGAGGCCATTCGCGACGCGGTGGCCGCGCACGACGCCGAGGCCGCGCGTGCCGCGATGCACGCCCACATGGACAACTCGCACCAACGATTCAGCGCGAGCTGGCGCCGCGCAAAAGCGTCCTGA